A part of Saccharicrinis carchari genomic DNA contains:
- the tsaD gene encoding tRNA (adenosine(37)-N6)-threonylcarbamoyltransferase complex transferase subunit TsaD: protein MNIHILAIESSCDDTSASVFKNEVVLSNSIANQNVHREYGGVVPELASRAHQQNIVPVVHKALKDAGVNADDIDAVAFTRGPGLMGSLLVGTSFAKGFALANNIPLIDVNHLHAHVLAHFIKEPDQETAHPEFPFLCLLVSGGNSQIVLVKDYMHMQVVGQTIDDAAGEAFDKCAKVMGLPYPGGPLVDKLAKEGKPNAFEFARPRVKDYDYSFSGLKTSFLYFLRDRLKENPNFIEENKNDLCASLQSTIVDILLDKLEKAADDLNISQIALAGGVSANSGLRDGLQKMAVRKKWITFIPKFAYTTDNAAMVAITGYYKFLAKDFVEQDAAPYSRVVF, encoded by the coding sequence ATGAACATACACATACTCGCCATCGAATCATCATGCGACGACACCTCGGCATCCGTTTTTAAAAACGAGGTGGTGCTATCCAACAGCATAGCCAACCAGAACGTACACCGGGAATACGGTGGGGTGGTTCCTGAGCTGGCCTCCAGAGCGCATCAGCAAAATATTGTTCCCGTGGTACACAAAGCATTAAAAGATGCAGGAGTAAACGCCGATGATATTGATGCCGTGGCATTTACTCGCGGACCCGGACTGATGGGCTCCCTGCTGGTGGGTACTTCCTTTGCCAAAGGTTTTGCCCTGGCTAACAATATCCCACTCATCGATGTAAACCATCTGCATGCCCATGTATTGGCTCATTTTATTAAAGAGCCGGATCAGGAAACGGCACATCCTGAATTTCCCTTTCTGTGCTTGTTGGTATCGGGTGGTAACAGCCAAATAGTATTGGTAAAAGATTACATGCACATGCAAGTGGTGGGACAAACCATTGATGATGCCGCAGGAGAGGCTTTTGATAAATGCGCTAAAGTGATGGGCTTACCTTATCCGGGTGGACCTTTGGTGGATAAATTGGCCAAAGAAGGCAAGCCCAATGCTTTTGAATTTGCCAGGCCCAGGGTTAAAGATTACGATTACAGTTTTAGCGGACTGAAAACATCGTTTCTTTACTTCTTAAGAGATCGATTAAAAGAAAATCCAAATTTTATAGAGGAAAATAAAAATGACTTGTGTGCCTCCTTGCAAAGTACCATCGTAGATATTTTGTTGGATAAATTAGAAAAAGCGGCCGACGACCTAAATATCAGCCAAATAGCTTTAGCCGGAGGTGTTTCAGCCAATTCCGGATTACGTGATGGGCTGCAAAAAATGGCTGTTCGTAAAAAATGGATAACCTTTATACCTAAGTTTGCGTACACTACCGATAATGCCGCAATGGTGGCTATTACAGGCTACTATAAATTTTTGGCCAAAGATTTTGTAGAACAGGACGCTGCCCCTTATTCAAGGGTTGTGTTTTAA
- a CDS encoding S24/S26 family peptidase, with translation MPSYNRNKVLFGETFVAMLQKEHYVDVPVYGLSMFPFYLPGDTVRVEKANPGNLKKGNVIVFTNKRQLVAHRLLKYDAENGTVLAKGDGLISKDRLLPEENVHGVVIHHFRNGKEKIFINRKGVKRIIANISPYMGRFTFYAGRVWNKFFSM, from the coding sequence ATGCCTTCCTATAATCGAAACAAAGTTTTATTTGGCGAAACCTTTGTCGCCATGCTACAAAAGGAGCATTACGTTGATGTGCCTGTTTATGGACTGAGCATGTTTCCTTTTTACTTGCCTGGCGATACAGTACGGGTGGAGAAAGCAAATCCCGGCAATCTTAAAAAAGGGAATGTAATTGTATTTACCAATAAGCGCCAATTGGTGGCGCACCGCTTATTAAAATACGATGCGGAAAACGGAACCGTGTTGGCCAAAGGCGATGGACTGATTTCAAAGGACAGGCTTTTGCCCGAAGAAAATGTTCATGGCGTGGTTATCCATCATTTCCGCAATGGGAAAGAAAAGATTTTTATCAACCGTAAAGGGGTAAAACGGATTATCGCCAATATATCGCCTTACATGGGACGGTTTACTTTTTACGCAGGGCGTGTTTGGAATAAATTCTTTTCGATGTAA
- a CDS encoding HU family DNA-binding protein: MNKAQLIDAIAGDSGLTKADAKKALDSFIKVTGDALKNGDRISLIGFGSFSVSERSARTGRNPQTGKEIQIAAKKVVKFKAGSELSDSVN, encoded by the coding sequence ATGAACAAAGCACAATTAATTGATGCAATTGCCGGAGATTCTGGTTTAACAAAAGCAGACGCAAAAAAAGCGTTAGATTCATTTATTAAAGTTACCGGCGATGCGCTTAAAAATGGCGACCGTATTTCGCTTATCGGTTTTGGTTCTTTTTCTGTTTCCGAAAGAAGTGCTAGAACAGGAAGAAACCCACAAACAGGTAAAGAGATTCAAATTGCTGCAAAAAAAGTAGTTAAATTTAAAGCAGGTAGCGAATTAAGTGACTCTGTAAACTAG
- a CDS encoding ABC transporter ATP-binding protein — translation MKKTSNNIFRSLKIVWQSSPTWSLVNAAVVLLKGVMPLLLIFIVQMLVDEVSRVLTGDHTVQGVESVYYILLFAGGVFVLNALLNSLSGIISEKHAYYIDDSVQDLIHKRTTKLDFANFDDYNFQNIYYRAINEATYRPKKIYYGFVGLIQNSITLALIAGLLAGLSWVLMIVLVLVSVPVVYIRLKYSRKIFVFNREHTEDERNVAYYNRLLTDKAFAKELRVFNLSGLFKKRFEEQKNNLRGKRYGMLKLKTAYELAVQLITAAALIVVFGFIASTAIQGNITQGQMVMYFLAMYRGYSFLQDLLSRISGLYEDGLFLKNLFEFIDFDVIRYEKKNATLFPGIMKEGVCIDNVSFKYPNSSRAALKNVSFNINPGETIALVGANGAGKSTLVKLLCGLYRPDQGSITFDGVDLSVINKDSLAENVSVVFQDFMLYNVTARENIWYGNVKRPQSDEEIVLSAQKSGIDKLITTLPNEYDTVLGTLFKDSEMLSVGEWQRIALSRSFFNNAQLVVLDEPTSSLDAFTESRLIENFKAITKDRTAIIVSHRLSTIHLADRIVVLNERGVAEVGTPSELLEKKAAFYDMVQSMRRNGLM, via the coding sequence ATGAAAAAAACATCCAACAACATATTCCGCTCACTCAAAATAGTATGGCAAAGCTCGCCGACTTGGAGCCTTGTGAATGCGGCTGTGGTATTGTTAAAGGGGGTGATGCCTTTGCTGCTGATATTTATTGTGCAGATGCTCGTGGATGAGGTGAGTCGTGTGTTAACGGGCGACCATACAGTGCAGGGCGTTGAATCCGTGTATTACATATTGCTTTTTGCGGGCGGGGTATTTGTGCTTAATGCGCTACTCAATTCATTGTCCGGCATCATCAGCGAAAAACATGCGTATTATATCGACGACAGCGTCCAGGATTTAATACACAAACGTACCACTAAACTCGATTTTGCCAACTTCGATGATTATAACTTTCAAAATATATACTATCGAGCCATCAACGAGGCTACCTATCGCCCTAAAAAAATCTATTATGGTTTTGTGGGGCTTATCCAAAATAGCATTACCCTGGCATTAATAGCCGGATTGTTGGCCGGATTGAGTTGGGTACTCATGATCGTACTGGTGCTGGTGTCGGTACCTGTGGTTTATATTCGCTTAAAATATTCGCGTAAGATATTCGTTTTTAACCGCGAACATACGGAAGATGAACGCAATGTGGCATACTATAACCGCTTGCTCACAGATAAAGCTTTCGCCAAAGAGTTGCGGGTTTTTAATTTGTCGGGTCTGTTTAAAAAGCGGTTTGAGGAGCAAAAGAATAATTTAAGGGGCAAGCGTTATGGCATGCTCAAGCTCAAAACAGCTTATGAACTAGCCGTGCAGTTGATTACGGCAGCGGCTCTTATCGTAGTTTTTGGTTTTATTGCTTCTACGGCTATTCAGGGCAACATTACCCAAGGGCAAATGGTAATGTATTTTTTGGCTATGTATCGTGGCTATAGTTTTTTGCAGGATTTACTGAGCAGAATATCCGGATTGTATGAAGATGGCCTGTTTTTAAAGAACTTGTTTGAGTTTATCGATTTTGATGTGATACGTTATGAAAAGAAAAATGCAACCCTCTTCCCCGGAATAATGAAAGAGGGGGTATGTATAGATAATGTTAGCTTTAAATATCCTAACAGTTCCAGAGCAGCACTTAAGAATGTAAGTTTTAATATAAATCCAGGTGAAACCATTGCCTTGGTTGGTGCTAATGGAGCTGGCAAGTCGACGCTGGTAAAGCTACTGTGTGGCTTATATCGACCAGACCAGGGCAGCATCACTTTTGACGGCGTGGATCTTTCTGTAATTAATAAGGATTCTCTGGCCGAAAATGTGAGCGTAGTGTTTCAGGATTTTATGCTTTACAATGTAACGGCCCGCGAAAATATATGGTATGGTAATGTTAAGCGTCCGCAAAGTGATGAAGAGATAGTGCTTAGTGCCCAAAAATCGGGTATTGATAAGTTGATTACTACCTTACCCAACGAATATGACACGGTGCTGGGTACTTTATTTAAAGACAGCGAAATGCTGAGCGTGGGCGAATGGCAACGCATCGCCCTGTCGCGCTCCTTTTTTAATAATGCGCAGCTGGTTGTTTTGGACGAACCAACCAGCTCGCTGGATGCATTTACCGAATCCAGGTTAATTGAAAATTTTAAGGCCATCACCAAAGACCGTACGGCTATCATTGTCAGTCACCGTTTATCCACCATCCATTTGGCCGATCGTATTGTAGTGCTCAACGAACGCGGTGTGGCTGAGGTAGGTACCCCCTCGGAGCTGCTGGAAAAGAAAGCTGCGTTTTATGATATGGTGCAATCCATGCGGAGGAATGGGCTGATGTAA
- a CDS encoding translocation/assembly module TamB domain-containing protein: MLTKKFSRDLGTEVSIESVRFYPIRKIVVNDFLVKDQQHDSLIYVEQISAPIDSFNLKRKQIYLGQVNVNRLHTNLSTDSTRNNYSFIVDSLLSQQKSARKWQLNLKKIRIKNSAFSYQNSTAPPSQTKFNPNDIGISSLSLLIDKIVNKEGELSVRIKDLSAQERSGLLVKKSKAEITVGKRSFTLRNLLLTGKYSFISLGKLQLQLDSVAGTKDFINTAALELQVNSVSLDYRECELLIPNFPVLNHRINLRGDFTGTIADLKGRNININAGTDTHLETSFDITGLPNFRQSYVFLDVKRLSTNIVDLNKILSINAQSEDVDLPESFKRMGSIEYSGKFSGFVDNLVAYGSFRTDLGNINTDLGIKITEDDKLIYSGFINTKKFNIGKMLNWENSLNNVSMDVSVQGYNSGKRDFNSYIKGTIDSIDIRGYKYEEIELNGLISNKRFNGEIELNDPNAQLLFNGIVDFSDNIPQFDFSAVLNNIKLDKLNIAPKLIGSNMSLMLNSSLNGTSINTLSGSTLLHKGKLWIDNQTFLLDSLVVQANQNQSPKEISLHSDLLDTRLTGNFNASSISKAIKQVLAAYFPAFFSFPKETTSYTDQFDFAITTKKLAKLMVALQSNLTVADSTSINGSVNSYNKQLQIQANSNEIKYNSLWAKNIKLEINTLNNQLNSHLHTDIFGIGKLIPLGHFTIEQNAANDSIDLQISWKDMDQSQNKGRISTQTRIKKTKEGDIYTKINLMPSFVIVKDSLWTIQDSEINLTPIGLRVNTFRLHHGNQEININGSLYKNDKGKLTTYFQNIDLHAISSLLNLNGIRFDGFLNGSLELKDSFDEPVITSQLTLDGFKINNEDIGDLKLQSNWSNLQNAVLVKALVQNGNSWPLSGTGYFKPADKDYSFDFKLDSLPLGLVNMYTSSAIQNLRGTGSGNLRLLKTEYGFGMEGGIKVNKAKFDVDLLQCSFFVEDSVIITPESFVFKDMTLTDPRGRNGRFTGSILHRRFRNMHFDLYVHANNMLLLNTKEKDNPLYYGTVYADGDLAVRGTTYDLSLDINGQSKRNTKLYIPISNDTETLDNNFIQFISHNDSLKTTNHKQEEYKVEATNYNLNMSADITPDAQIQVIFKSAGGNVLQSWGKGSLQIQMDKEGEITFLGDYTAEKGDYLFSLENVVNKRFDINKGGSIVWEGSPYDAMIDITATYKLKTSLQSLNPSSSASNDISGRVPINVDLILSNRLSQPNINFNITAPTLEQSTQTIVREAISTEEELNRQVLSLLVLNKFYTPSYNSSGSSGQSSNLANAYTYELLSGQLSNLVSQMLDDVDVGISYRPENEISSEQIEVALSTQIFNDRVTLNGNVEYGKYGRFGANNPNSSNIVGDFDLDVKLNQSGSLRAKAYTRSNDDFSFDNSPTTQGIGLSYQEEFDTVGELMRKYWNWITGRKSKGKTENSKTVKK; this comes from the coding sequence ATGCTTACGAAAAAATTTTCGAGGGATTTGGGCACCGAAGTTTCCATCGAAAGTGTCCGTTTTTATCCCATCCGAAAAATAGTGGTCAATGATTTTTTGGTAAAAGATCAGCAGCACGATTCCTTAATTTATGTTGAACAAATAAGCGCCCCCATAGATAGCTTCAACCTTAAACGTAAGCAAATCTATTTAGGACAAGTAAACGTAAACCGTTTACATACCAATTTGTCTACCGACTCTACACGTAACAATTATTCCTTTATCGTTGATTCTTTGTTGTCGCAGCAAAAATCCGCGCGCAAATGGCAGTTAAACCTTAAGAAAATAAGAATAAAAAACAGTGCTTTTTCGTATCAGAACAGCACAGCTCCCCCATCACAAACCAAGTTCAACCCCAATGACATCGGTATTTCGTCACTCAGCTTACTCATTGATAAAATAGTTAACAAGGAAGGGGAGTTATCCGTACGTATCAAAGACTTATCGGCACAGGAACGTTCCGGGTTATTAGTCAAGAAATCAAAAGCCGAAATTACTGTGGGAAAAAGGAGTTTTACTTTACGCAACTTACTTTTAACGGGCAAATACTCCTTTATCAGTCTGGGCAAGCTTCAATTACAATTGGACTCCGTTGCCGGAACAAAGGATTTTATAAACACCGCAGCGCTTGAGTTGCAAGTAAATTCGGTTTCCCTGGATTATCGCGAATGTGAGCTACTTATCCCCAATTTCCCTGTATTAAACCACCGCATTAACCTCAGAGGCGATTTTACCGGAACCATAGCCGATTTGAAAGGACGCAACATAAATATTAACGCCGGCACCGATACACATTTGGAAACCAGTTTCGACATTACCGGCTTGCCCAACTTTAGGCAATCGTACGTATTTTTAGATGTGAAACGCCTAAGCACCAACATTGTAGATCTAAACAAAATATTATCGATAAATGCCCAATCGGAAGATGTAGATTTGCCCGAATCGTTTAAACGGATGGGCAGTATTGAATACAGTGGTAAATTTTCGGGTTTTGTTGATAACCTGGTGGCCTATGGCAGTTTCCGTACAGATTTAGGCAATATTAATACAGACCTGGGCATTAAAATCACTGAGGATGACAAACTGATTTATTCGGGCTTTATAAACACCAAAAAATTTAACATAGGCAAAATGCTAAATTGGGAAAACAGCCTAAACAATGTTAGTATGGATGTTTCCGTACAGGGGTACAATTCAGGAAAGCGTGATTTCAATTCATATATAAAAGGAACAATAGACTCCATTGACATCAGAGGATATAAATACGAAGAAATTGAACTAAACGGTTTAATATCGAACAAACGCTTTAATGGCGAAATAGAATTAAATGATCCGAATGCCCAACTGCTTTTTAACGGAATAGTTGACTTTAGCGACAATATTCCCCAATTTGACTTTAGTGCGGTGCTCAACAATATTAAACTCGATAAGTTAAATATAGCGCCCAAGCTTATTGGCAGCAATATGAGTTTAATGCTCAACTCATCATTAAACGGTACAAGCATTAATACCTTATCAGGCTCTACCTTGCTGCACAAGGGTAAACTATGGATCGACAACCAAACCTTCCTGCTGGATTCGTTGGTAGTGCAAGCCAATCAAAACCAAAGCCCAAAAGAAATAAGCCTGCACTCGGATTTATTGGACACCCGCCTCACCGGTAATTTTAATGCAAGCAGCATCTCCAAGGCCATAAAACAAGTATTAGCGGCGTATTTTCCCGCATTTTTTTCATTCCCCAAAGAAACAACAAGTTATACGGATCAATTTGACTTTGCCATCACCACCAAAAAACTTGCAAAACTTATGGTTGCCTTACAAAGCAATTTAACGGTTGCGGATAGTACCAGCATAAACGGCAGCGTAAATAGCTACAACAAGCAATTACAAATCCAAGCCAACAGCAACGAAATCAAATACAACTCTTTATGGGCCAAAAACATTAAATTAGAAATCAATACTTTAAACAATCAACTAAACAGCCACTTACATACCGATATTTTTGGAATAGGGAAGCTGATACCATTAGGTCATTTTACGATTGAACAAAACGCGGCGAACGATTCTATTGATCTGCAAATAAGTTGGAAAGACATGGATCAATCCCAAAATAAAGGAAGGATAAGCACCCAAACAAGAATCAAAAAAACCAAAGAAGGCGATATTTATACTAAAATAAATCTGATGCCGTCTTTTGTAATAGTTAAAGATTCACTGTGGACCATTCAGGATTCAGAAATCAACCTGACGCCTATAGGATTACGGGTAAATACCTTCAGGCTGCATCATGGGAACCAGGAAATCAACATCAATGGATCGCTATACAAGAACGACAAAGGAAAGCTGACTACCTATTTTCAAAATATCGATTTACATGCTATAAGCTCTCTACTCAACCTAAATGGAATACGTTTTGACGGCTTCCTTAACGGATCACTTGAGCTAAAAGATAGTTTTGATGAACCAGTGATTACAAGTCAACTAACGCTGGACGGTTTTAAAATCAATAACGAAGATATAGGCGACCTGAAATTACAATCTAACTGGAGCAATTTGCAAAATGCTGTACTGGTTAAAGCCTTGGTACAAAATGGTAACAGCTGGCCACTAAGCGGTACGGGTTATTTTAAACCTGCCGACAAAGATTACAGCTTCGATTTTAAACTGGACAGTCTTCCCCTTGGACTTGTAAACATGTACACCAGTAGCGCTATACAAAATCTCAGGGGTACCGGTTCGGGCAATTTACGTTTACTAAAAACCGAATATGGTTTTGGTATGGAAGGGGGCATAAAAGTTAATAAAGCTAAGTTTGATGTTGACCTTTTACAGTGTTCATTTTTTGTAGAGGATTCTGTTATTATTACGCCGGAGTCTTTTGTATTTAAAGATATGACACTCACCGACCCCAGAGGCAGGAACGGACGGTTTACCGGGAGCATCCTCCACCGAAGATTCCGCAATATGCATTTCGATTTATATGTTCATGCCAACAACATGCTGCTGCTCAACACCAAGGAGAAAGACAATCCTTTGTATTACGGCACGGTGTATGCCGATGGTGACCTGGCTGTGCGAGGAACAACCTACGACTTAAGCCTCGACATCAATGGCCAGTCAAAACGCAACACAAAGCTTTACATCCCCATATCTAACGATACCGAGACACTGGATAATAATTTCATTCAATTTATATCGCACAACGATTCGTTAAAAACAACCAATCATAAACAGGAGGAGTATAAAGTAGAAGCAACCAATTACAATTTAAATATGAGTGCGGATATCACCCCGGATGCCCAGATACAGGTTATATTTAAATCGGCCGGTGGCAACGTACTACAAAGTTGGGGTAAAGGAAGCTTGCAAATACAGATGGACAAAGAGGGTGAGATTACATTTTTGGGGGATTATACGGCCGAAAAGGGAGACTATCTGTTTTCGCTGGAGAATGTTGTAAACAAACGTTTTGATATTAACAAAGGGGGTTCAATTGTATGGGAGGGCAGTCCCTACGATGCCATGATCGATATTACCGCTACTTACAAACTTAAAACCTCGCTTCAATCGCTTAACCCAAGCTCCAGTGCATCCAACGACATATCGGGCAGAGTACCCATTAACGTGGATTTGATATTGAGCAATCGTTTGTCGCAACCCAATATCAATTTTAACATAACTGCTCCTACCCTTGAACAAAGCACGCAAACCATTGTGCGCGAAGCTATCAGCACCGAAGAAGAGCTTAACCGACAAGTGCTTTCCTTATTGGTTCTTAACAAGTTTTATACACCCAGCTATAATTCTTCGGGCAGCTCCGGACAGAGCAGCAATTTGGCCAATGCCTATACCTACGAGCTACTCTCTGGTCAGCTCAGCAACCTGGTTTCGCAGATGCTTGACGATGTAGATGTAGGCATCAGTTACCGCCCCGAGAACGAGATATCGAGCGAACAGATTGAAGTGGCACTTTCCACTCAAATATTTAACGATCGTGTTACCCTCAATGGAAATGTAGAATACGGCAAGTACGGTCGGTTTGGTGCTAACAACCCCAACTCAAGTAATATCGTAGGCGATTTTGATCTGGATGTTAAATTAAACCAATCGGGTAGCCTGCGTGCCAAAGCCTACACCCGTAGTAACGACGATTTTAGCTTCGACAACTCCCCCACTACCCAAGGCATAGGTTTATCGTACCAAGAAGAATTTGATACAGTTGGTGAACTGATGCGTAAGTACTGGAACTGGATTACCGGCAGGAAAAGCAAGGGTAAAACGGAGAACAGTAAAACGGTAAAAAAGTGA
- a CDS encoding TrmH family RNA methyltransferase, with amino-acid sequence MKTQLLDYLSGHLTENRNALFDKVLKDRTRYLTVVLEDIYQSHNASAVLRSCDCFGIQDIHIIENRNKYTVNRDVALGSAKWLSLKKYNQNENNSQEALQKLKKQGYRIVATTPHSSDVELYDFDVTKGKTALVFGTELTGVSELVKQEADEFLRIPMYGFTESFNISVSAALVLQHLAHEIRKRNVNWQLSKQEMEDVKLQWIKASVKSSDLIEREYYNKYK; translated from the coding sequence ATGAAAACCCAACTACTTGATTATTTGAGCGGGCATCTCACCGAAAACAGAAATGCATTGTTCGATAAAGTTTTAAAAGATAGAACAAGGTATTTGACTGTAGTGCTCGAAGATATCTATCAATCGCATAATGCAAGTGCGGTGCTGCGTTCGTGCGATTGCTTTGGGATTCAGGATATCCATATTATTGAAAACAGAAACAAATATACAGTGAACCGTGATGTGGCATTGGGATCGGCCAAGTGGTTGAGCTTGAAAAAGTATAATCAAAACGAAAACAATTCACAAGAGGCATTACAAAAGCTCAAAAAACAGGGATACAGGATTGTTGCCACTACACCGCACAGCAGCGATGTTGAACTGTATGATTTTGATGTGACCAAAGGTAAAACGGCGCTTGTATTTGGAACCGAACTGACGGGGGTTTCAGAGCTGGTAAAACAAGAGGCCGACGAATTTTTACGTATCCCCATGTATGGATTTACCGAAAGTTTTAATATATCGGTTTCAGCCGCTCTGGTTTTGCAACATCTGGCACATGAAATCCGAAAACGGAATGTAAACTGGCAACTAAGCAAGCAAGAAATGGAGGATGTAAAATTGCAATGGATTAAAGCTTCAGTAAAAAGTTCCGACTTGATTGAAAGAGAATATTATAATAAGTATAAGTGA
- a CDS encoding PqqD family protein: MDVSLVYVKSEGFVEKAIGDEKVLVPLTDNVANMNQVYNLNEVAAFIYDTIDGQKNIAQVHTALINNYQVDQNQALDDITFFINDMVNRGILFARQ; encoded by the coding sequence ATGGATGTTTCGTTGGTTTATGTTAAAAGTGAAGGCTTTGTAGAAAAAGCCATTGGCGATGAAAAGGTACTGGTACCCTTAACGGATAACGTAGCCAACATGAACCAGGTGTATAACTTAAACGAGGTGGCCGCATTTATTTACGATACCATCGACGGACAAAAAAACATTGCCCAAGTGCATACAGCATTGATAAATAATTACCAAGTGGACCAAAACCAAGCATTAGACGACATCACTTTTTTTATAAACGACATGGTTAATAGAGGAATTTTATTCGCCAGGCAATAG
- a CDS encoding LytR/AlgR family response regulator transcription factor, whose product MNCIIIDDDKFSTRVITDFVNKTDELNLIGTYESAVDGINYLNGKNAEQIDILFLDIEMPEMTGIDVLKTLQVLPQVIIYSSQDKYAVESYEYNVTDYLLKPVTYPRFLKAINKVKEKNEKREDVTKSGTEIFIKNNSSLVRVKYQDILWIEALENYVVVNSFNEKYTIHFTMKAIADKMPADKFVRVHRSFIVNISKIKVIEDNSVVIKTETGSKVIPIGKSYKDQLMNDINLITK is encoded by the coding sequence ATGAATTGTATAATTATTGACGATGATAAGTTCTCGACCAGGGTTATTACTGATTTTGTTAATAAAACAGATGAGTTAAACCTAATTGGGACTTACGAAAGTGCAGTTGATGGCATTAATTATCTGAATGGTAAAAATGCCGAACAAATAGATATACTCTTTTTGGATATTGAAATGCCGGAAATGACAGGCATTGATGTGTTAAAAACCTTACAAGTATTGCCGCAAGTAATTATTTATTCTTCACAGGATAAATATGCGGTCGAATCCTATGAGTACAATGTAACGGATTATTTGCTGAAACCGGTCACCTATCCACGTTTTTTAAAGGCCATCAACAAGGTAAAAGAGAAAAACGAAAAAAGAGAGGATGTAACTAAAAGCGGCACCGAAATATTTATTAAAAACAACTCATCGCTGGTTAGGGTAAAATATCAAGATATTTTATGGATAGAAGCTTTGGAGAATTACGTTGTGGTAAATTCTTTTAATGAAAAGTACACTATACACTTTACCATGAAGGCCATTGCCGATAAAATGCCGGCCGATAAGTTTGTGCGGGTTCATCGTTCATTTATTGTAAATATCAGTAAGATAAAAGTGATTGAGGATAATTCGGTGGTGATTAAAACCGAAACAGGATCAAAAGTAATTCCCATTGGTAAATCGTATAAAGATCAGTTGATGAATGATATCAACCTGATTACCAAATAG
- a CDS encoding endonuclease domain-containing protein, which yields MKSNSPHLKHFRKQLRNHSTPAEIELWKYLKNKQITRLKFRRQHSIDNFILDFFCPQIKLGIELDGEQHIYSVEYDLKRDEKLNTCNITILRDENVMVLEHPNIIIDEIKEYHERWLMRNG from the coding sequence ATGAAATCCAACAGTCCACACTTAAAGCACTTCAGGAAACAATTGCGTAACCATTCTACACCAGCAGAAATTGAACTGTGGAAATACCTTAAAAACAAACAGATTACAAGACTCAAGTTCAGAAGGCAACACTCCATCGATAATTTTATATTAGATTTCTTTTGCCCTCAAATAAAATTAGGTATCGAATTAGACGGGGAACAGCATATTTATAGCGTGGAGTATGATTTAAAACGAGATGAAAAATTAAACACCTGTAATATTACCATCCTAAGAGATGAAAATGTAATGGTACTCGAACATCCGAATATTATTATAGATGAAATAAAGGAATATCATGAGCGATGGTTGATGAGAAACGGATAG